One segment of Gemmatimonadales bacterium DNA contains the following:
- the hemF gene encoding oxygen-dependent coproporphyrinogen oxidase — MTPLRRLVTESLESLHDETTRFFTQLDGGGTFREDRWERPGGGGGVARVLEGVTFEKAGVNRSAVEGILPAAAAQRVGARASGLEEVGFYATGMSLVLHPRSPMIPTVHLNVRYFEITDPAGEVRDAWLGGGTDLTPTYPFEEDAAHFHRTLKTICDRHHSSFYLRFKTWCDHYFVNTHRGDERRGIGGVFFDNLRDGEAGLGLERLVEFLLDVGRALPLAYAPIVARRRELEYGERERHFQLVRRGRYAEFNLLHDRGTVFGLQTNARTESVLMSLPPVAAWDYAPSYPPGSFEAELLAMLEPRNWAEPAG, encoded by the coding sequence ATGACTCCACTGCGCCGGCTGGTCACGGAATCGCTGGAATCGCTCCACGACGAGACCACCCGCTTCTTCACCCAGCTCGACGGCGGCGGCACGTTCCGGGAGGATCGCTGGGAGCGGCCCGGTGGCGGCGGCGGCGTGGCGCGAGTGCTGGAAGGCGTGACCTTCGAGAAGGCCGGGGTCAATCGATCGGCTGTGGAAGGAATCCTGCCCGCGGCCGCCGCGCAGCGGGTCGGGGCGCGGGCGAGCGGTTTGGAGGAGGTGGGATTCTACGCCACCGGCATGAGCCTGGTGCTCCATCCGCGGAGTCCGATGATTCCCACGGTCCATCTCAACGTTCGCTATTTCGAGATCACCGATCCGGCCGGCGAGGTTCGGGATGCCTGGCTGGGTGGCGGCACCGATCTCACGCCGACCTATCCGTTCGAGGAGGACGCCGCCCATTTCCACCGGACGCTCAAGACGATCTGCGACCGGCACCACTCCTCCTTCTATCTCCGGTTCAAGACCTGGTGTGACCACTATTTCGTGAACACCCACCGGGGGGACGAGCGGCGGGGTATCGGTGGGGTTTTTTTCGATAACCTGCGCGACGGCGAGGCCGGGCTCGGCCTCGAGCGGCTGGTGGAATTCCTGCTCGACGTGGGCCGGGCGCTGCCGCTGGCCTACGCGCCCATCGTCGCGCGCCGCCGCGAGCTGGAGTACGGCGAGCGCGAGCGGCACTTCCAGCTGGTGCGGCGGGGCCGGTATGCGGAGTTCAATCTGCTCCACGACCGGGGCACCGTGTTCGGACTGCAGACCAATGCCCGGACCGAGAGCGTGCTCATGAGCCTGCCGCCGGTGGCTGCCTGGGACTACGCGCCGAGCTATCCCCCCGGGTCGTTCGAGGCGGAGCTGCTGGCCATGCTGGAGCCAAGGAACTGGGCCGAGCCAGCGGGCTGA
- a CDS encoding response regulator, with product MSLPEDDAVIPLSLAPTVLVVDDELTPRSIICRMVRGMGYQVRTARNGREALRYLKQHPGEVHLVLTDVIMPYMDGGELAERARDLDPSLKLILMSGYPRGEIADLLGAYPELPFLEKPVAFGRLYELLGELLGVVGGPPSNPRRTSPARYRSSHSSSG from the coding sequence ATGTCTCTACCCGAGGATGACGCGGTCATCCCGCTGTCACTCGCCCCCACCGTGCTCGTCGTCGACGATGAGCTGACCCCGCGCTCCATCATCTGCCGCATGGTGCGGGGAATGGGATACCAGGTACGAACCGCACGGAATGGACGGGAGGCGCTCCGCTACTTGAAGCAGCACCCGGGAGAGGTCCACCTGGTGCTCACTGATGTCATCATGCCGTACATGGACGGCGGGGAACTGGCGGAGCGGGCTCGAGATCTCGACCCCAGCCTCAAGCTGATCCTCATGTCGGGCTACCCCCGCGGCGAAATCGCCGATCTCCTGGGCGCATATCCCGAGCTCCCGTTCCTGGAGAAGCCGGTGGCATTCGGCAGGCTCTATGAGCTGCTGGGTGAGCTGCTCGGCGTGGTCGGCGGGCCACCGAGCAACCCGCGTCGCACCTCACCCGCACGATATCGGAGCTCCCACTCCTCCTCGGGGTGA
- a CDS encoding PAS domain S-box protein has translation MRVDEPASVEAPAAGLDELERELVQLRADLVAARQEHRESTDFFDNATVPLHWVGPDGTILRANQAELDLLGYARSEYVGRNVTEFHLERPVVDELLARLRAGDVVREFPSRLRCKDGSVRDVLIDSSGYRDSGRFIHSRCVTRDVTDQLRAEDDLHRNQARLRLAAQATQDLIWDWDLVNGRVAWEGPTDSFFPHRPGEPGLAGNPYQLWARRVHPDDLAVTEAASRAAFESGAESWKQEYRFRRADDSWAHILERAFVVRDARGKAVRAVGAMQDVSRRRETEEATTRLAAIVASSTDAIIGKTPDGIVTSWNAAAEQIFGYRASEIVGRSIFLLIPPELHHEEQSVLDQIRRGERVEFSETERIRKDGTRIYISVTVSPIRDSSGVVIGASSIKRDVTERKRAAAELARREERYRALVTATSSIVWTSDPEGRFSEPQPSWEEYTGQSWTEHAGFGWLDALHPDDRESVLAAWLRARTNRSILEARGRVWMEAHHRYRHFITRAAPVLAADGSVREWIGTVTDVENRWVAEERLRQAERMESVGRLAGGIAHEANNQMTVVLGASEFLLRRLQFPEAREDVEHIRRAAHRTAAITQQLLAFSRRQVLQPQIVDLNAVITSMQPILQRALGELSRLVLRQAADLGPVKADPGQLDQVLLNLTLNAKDAMPNGGVLTIETQNVMLGKAYGASKGVESLAPGPYAMIMVGDTGRGMDRATLDHIFEPFFTTKDVGEGTGLGLATVYGIVKQTGGFVWVYSEPGHGTAFKIYLPLFVSPAETTSAPVPAPAEGGSEVILLAEDEASVRAILARSLREYGYTVLEAVDGAEALELARQQLAPPALVIVDVVMPGMGGRELAEHLAARWPGIPVLFTSGYTGLDAVSRGLLQEHQNFMQKPLEPEALARMVRQMIDARRSPAQPT, from the coding sequence GTGCGTGTCGATGAACCAGCCTCGGTAGAGGCACCCGCGGCTGGCCTGGATGAGCTCGAGCGCGAGCTGGTCCAGCTCCGTGCCGACCTCGTCGCCGCCCGCCAGGAACATCGGGAGTCCACCGACTTCTTCGACAACGCCACGGTCCCGCTGCACTGGGTGGGACCGGACGGCACGATTCTGCGTGCCAATCAGGCGGAGCTCGACCTGTTGGGCTACGCCCGGTCGGAATACGTCGGCCGCAACGTGACGGAGTTCCATCTCGAGCGGCCGGTGGTCGACGAGCTGCTGGCCCGCCTCCGGGCCGGTGACGTGGTCCGCGAGTTCCCCTCCCGGCTCCGCTGCAAGGACGGCTCGGTGCGCGACGTCCTGATCGACTCGAGCGGCTACCGGGACAGCGGCCGCTTCATCCATTCCCGTTGCGTCACTCGCGACGTCACGGACCAATTGCGAGCCGAAGATGACCTGCACCGCAATCAGGCGCGCCTCCGGCTTGCGGCTCAAGCCACCCAGGACCTGATCTGGGACTGGGACCTGGTGAATGGCCGGGTCGCCTGGGAGGGTCCCACCGACAGTTTCTTCCCGCACCGGCCGGGCGAGCCCGGCCTGGCCGGCAACCCCTACCAGCTCTGGGCGCGCCGGGTCCATCCGGACGACCTGGCAGTGACCGAGGCGGCCTCCCGCGCTGCCTTCGAGAGCGGGGCGGAGTCCTGGAAGCAGGAATACCGCTTCCGGCGTGCCGATGACTCCTGGGCGCATATCCTGGAACGGGCGTTCGTGGTCCGCGACGCCCGGGGGAAGGCCGTCCGGGCCGTGGGAGCGATGCAGGATGTCAGCCGGCGGCGCGAGACCGAGGAGGCCACGACCCGCCTTGCCGCCATCGTCGCCTCGTCCACCGACGCGATCATCGGCAAGACGCCCGACGGCATCGTCACCAGCTGGAATGCCGCCGCCGAGCAGATCTTCGGGTACCGCGCGAGCGAGATCGTGGGCCGGTCGATCTTCCTGCTGATCCCCCCGGAGCTGCACCATGAAGAGCAGTCGGTGCTGGATCAGATTCGGCGAGGAGAGCGGGTCGAATTCTCCGAGACCGAGCGGATCAGAAAAGACGGCACCCGGATCTACATCTCGGTCACGGTCTCACCCATCCGGGATTCGTCCGGAGTGGTCATCGGGGCGTCCTCGATCAAGCGCGACGTTACCGAGCGGAAGCGCGCGGCCGCGGAGCTGGCGCGCCGGGAAGAGCGGTACCGTGCGCTGGTGACAGCCACCAGCTCCATCGTGTGGACCAGCGACCCGGAGGGACGGTTCAGCGAGCCGCAGCCGTCCTGGGAGGAGTACACCGGACAGTCATGGACCGAGCATGCCGGCTTCGGCTGGCTGGACGCCCTGCATCCCGACGACCGTGAGTCGGTGCTGGCCGCGTGGCTTCGGGCCCGCACCAACCGGTCCATTCTCGAGGCCCGAGGGCGAGTCTGGATGGAGGCGCACCACCGATACCGTCATTTCATCACCCGGGCGGCACCGGTGCTCGCGGCCGACGGCTCGGTCCGGGAGTGGATCGGCACGGTGACGGATGTGGAGAATCGCTGGGTGGCCGAAGAGCGGTTGCGGCAGGCGGAACGCATGGAATCGGTGGGCCGGCTGGCAGGCGGTATCGCCCATGAGGCGAATAATCAGATGACGGTGGTGCTCGGCGCCTCCGAATTTCTCCTCCGGCGCCTCCAGTTTCCCGAGGCGCGCGAGGACGTCGAGCATATCCGCCGCGCCGCCCACCGGACCGCGGCGATCACCCAGCAGCTGCTCGCCTTCAGCCGCCGCCAGGTGCTGCAGCCGCAGATCGTGGACTTGAACGCTGTGATCACCAGCATGCAGCCGATCCTCCAGCGTGCCCTGGGCGAGCTGTCCCGGCTGGTGCTGCGGCAGGCCGCCGATCTGGGTCCGGTCAAGGCCGATCCGGGCCAGCTCGACCAGGTGCTGCTCAACCTGACGCTCAACGCGAAAGACGCGATGCCCAACGGTGGCGTCCTCACCATCGAGACGCAGAACGTGATGCTGGGCAAGGCCTACGGAGCAAGCAAGGGGGTCGAGAGCCTGGCACCGGGGCCCTACGCCATGATCATGGTCGGCGACACCGGCCGGGGCATGGATCGGGCGACGCTGGACCACATCTTCGAGCCGTTCTTCACCACCAAGGACGTGGGCGAGGGCACCGGTCTGGGCCTGGCCACCGTGTACGGCATCGTGAAGCAGACCGGCGGGTTTGTCTGGGTCTACAGCGAGCCGGGTCACGGCACGGCTTTCAAGATCTATCTGCCGCTGTTCGTCTCTCCTGCCGAGACGACGTCCGCGCCGGTACCCGCCCCTGCCGAGGGTGGCAGCGAGGTGATCCTGCTGGCCGAGGACGAAGCGTCGGTCCGCGCCATTCTCGCCCGCTCGCTCCGGGAGTACGGCTACACCGTGCTGGAAGCGGTCGACGGCGCCGAGGCCCTGGAGCTCGCCCGGCAGCAGCTCGCCCCGCCGGCCCTGGTCATCGTGGATGTGGTCATGCCGGGCATGGGCGGCCGGGAGCTGGCGGAACACCTGGCGGCCCGCTGGCCCGGGATTCCCGTGCTCTTCACCTCCGGGTACACCGGGCTCGACGCCGTGAGCCGGGGCCTCTTGCAGGAACACCAGAACTTCATGCAGAAGCCGCTCGAACCGGAGGCGCTGGCCCGCATGGTCCGCCAGATGATCGACGCCAGGAGGTCTCCCGCCCAGCCCACCTGA
- a CDS encoding UvrD-helicase domain-containing protein codes for MWRLTAGRTASPPSPTAAQRRAIEAPLGPMLVVAGPGAGKTFCLIERIRHLIQHHEVPPGRICAVTFTNKAADEIAHRLREAIGVGADEITRGTLHALCHSVLRAHSDAVGLARGFGIASPDDQRRVLQRLKIPKKRHPALLALFGRHRLQQYQLSASDQDLHDRYRAALQRRHLVDFDDLIGLTAEVLRSSPEAAAATRARWDHVLVDEFQDLSLAQYEVITRIAAGHRNCFVVGDDEQSIFSWTGADPHILDRFRTEFAIGDPAVLNHNRRCSIQIFDVARRLIGCNPCLFDKRIEADRPSEHDVAALVFDDEALEASWVIADLRRDRSASGLEWGEYALLYRQHALGQYLETQLLQADIPCRLATGQALLDDEVIAYVIASLRLIHSPDDPFAMEALAERLLPGHVLDQARGTAAAPELLENLRRLAQGLTKDEPDRPAAYRFIFHVENLAALPRAHRSLGTLVEELLGQRIGPYRNPLDEHAAELTDPAEFPEAPALARRLADALDHGRRVRLVRDRGVEIAVGRILAAAGFGEVLPLAPGEAALPGDCVLGPTDARPGHWPLLVFKAAQLLATRDQRRRLLDYVAFDLETTGKDPRECEIVEIAAVRVRNGVIVDQFHRLVRPARTISAAATKVHGYRDADVCEQPYFAEIWPEFVAFVQSDVLVAHNGQQFDVPLLRRMAAGAPGLDRLVFFDTLPLARSLCAGSARLEDLARQFGVDVGRAHHALDDVSMLAAVVHRLGELNLARARITAMVSSLGYLGLAFALNDCREMTLEEQLLRDLAVPAVLGRFSTCLEVYADEREAAGADAPTVDVVVERLGGVRLLERLRAERSPSDRYPAAVARLHALIGSVQASTLGESIELLLARAALSTSADAEVDQRRVNLLTLHATKGLEFSRVYIIGAEDRLLPGDRELKSDDIKALQEGRRLLYVGMTRAKDRLVLTRTVRREGWSSGGDLFLREAGLTSAAPGEESGNGALASGEAELV; via the coding sequence GTGTGGCGCCTGACCGCCGGCCGAACCGCGTCGCCCCCATCGCCCACGGCAGCGCAACGCCGCGCCATCGAGGCCCCCCTGGGGCCGATGCTGGTCGTGGCCGGACCGGGCGCGGGCAAAACGTTCTGCCTGATCGAGCGCATCCGGCACCTCATCCAGCACCATGAGGTGCCGCCGGGCCGGATCTGCGCGGTCACCTTCACCAACAAGGCAGCCGACGAGATTGCCCACCGCCTCCGCGAGGCCATCGGCGTCGGAGCGGACGAGATCACCCGCGGCACGCTGCACGCGCTCTGTCATTCGGTGCTGCGTGCCCATTCCGACGCGGTAGGTCTGGCGCGTGGGTTCGGCATCGCGAGCCCGGACGACCAGCGCCGGGTGCTCCAGCGGCTCAAGATCCCGAAAAAGCGTCACCCCGCGCTCCTCGCGCTGTTTGGCCGGCATCGGCTGCAGCAGTATCAGCTCAGCGCCAGCGATCAGGACCTGCACGACCGCTATCGCGCCGCGCTCCAGCGGCGGCACCTGGTCGATTTCGATGACCTCATTGGCTTGACGGCCGAGGTGCTGCGCTCCTCCCCGGAGGCGGCCGCGGCCACGCGCGCCCGCTGGGACCACGTGCTGGTCGATGAGTTCCAGGATCTGAGTCTCGCGCAGTACGAGGTGATCACCCGCATCGCCGCGGGGCACCGCAACTGCTTCGTCGTGGGCGACGACGAGCAGTCGATCTTCTCCTGGACCGGGGCCGACCCGCACATCCTCGATCGCTTCCGGACCGAGTTCGCGATCGGCGACCCGGCGGTGCTCAATCACAACCGACGGTGCTCGATCCAGATCTTCGACGTGGCGCGACGGCTCATCGGCTGCAATCCCTGCCTGTTCGATAAGCGCATCGAGGCCGACCGGCCTTCCGAGCACGACGTGGCCGCGCTGGTGTTCGATGACGAGGCCCTGGAGGCAAGCTGGGTCATCGCCGATCTGCGGCGCGACCGCTCGGCGTCCGGCCTCGAGTGGGGCGAGTATGCGCTGCTCTACCGCCAGCACGCGCTCGGCCAGTACCTCGAGACCCAGCTCCTGCAGGCGGACATTCCCTGCCGGCTCGCCACCGGCCAGGCGCTACTGGACGACGAGGTGATCGCGTATGTCATCGCCTCGCTTCGCCTGATCCATTCGCCGGACGACCCGTTCGCCATGGAAGCGCTGGCCGAGCGCCTGCTTCCCGGACATGTGCTGGATCAGGCCCGCGGCACGGCCGCGGCCCCCGAGCTGCTGGAGAATCTGCGTCGCCTCGCGCAGGGGCTGACCAAGGACGAGCCCGACCGGCCAGCGGCCTACCGGTTCATCTTCCATGTCGAGAATCTGGCTGCCCTGCCGCGGGCGCACCGGTCCTTGGGCACTCTGGTGGAGGAGCTGTTGGGGCAGCGGATCGGCCCCTACCGCAATCCCCTGGACGAGCACGCCGCCGAGCTCACCGATCCGGCCGAATTTCCCGAGGCACCGGCATTGGCGCGGCGACTTGCGGATGCCTTGGACCACGGCCGGCGTGTGCGGCTGGTGCGGGATCGCGGGGTCGAGATCGCCGTCGGTCGCATCCTCGCCGCCGCCGGTTTTGGAGAGGTGCTGCCCCTCGCGCCGGGCGAGGCCGCGTTGCCCGGCGACTGCGTGCTCGGTCCCACCGATGCGCGGCCGGGGCACTGGCCGCTCCTGGTGTTCAAGGCCGCTCAGCTACTCGCCACTCGGGATCAACGACGCCGCCTGCTGGATTACGTCGCCTTCGACCTCGAGACCACCGGCAAGGACCCGAGGGAATGCGAGATCGTGGAGATCGCGGCGGTGCGAGTCAGAAACGGGGTGATCGTCGATCAGTTCCATCGGCTGGTGCGCCCGGCGCGGACGATTTCCGCGGCCGCCACCAAGGTCCACGGTTATCGCGACGCCGACGTGTGCGAGCAGCCGTACTTCGCCGAGATCTGGCCCGAGTTCGTCGCGTTCGTGCAGTCCGACGTCCTGGTGGCGCACAACGGCCAGCAGTTCGATGTCCCGCTGCTTCGCCGGATGGCGGCGGGCGCGCCCGGGCTCGACCGGCTGGTGTTCTTCGACACCTTGCCGCTGGCACGCTCCCTCTGCGCGGGCAGCGCCAGGCTCGAGGACCTGGCGCGGCAGTTCGGGGTAGACGTGGGGCGTGCCCATCACGCCCTGGACGACGTGAGCATGCTGGCCGCCGTCGTGCATCGCCTGGGCGAGCTCAACCTGGCCCGCGCGCGGATTACGGCAATGGTGAGCTCGCTGGGCTATCTCGGCCTGGCCTTCGCGCTGAATGACTGCCGGGAGATGACCCTGGAGGAGCAGCTCCTCCGGGACCTCGCGGTGCCCGCCGTGCTGGGGCGGTTCAGCACCTGCCTCGAGGTCTACGCCGACGAGCGCGAGGCCGCGGGGGCGGATGCGCCGACGGTCGACGTGGTCGTCGAGCGGCTGGGCGGCGTGCGACTGCTCGAGCGGCTGCGGGCGGAGCGCTCGCCGTCCGACAGGTATCCGGCGGCCGTGGCGCGCCTGCACGCGCTGATCGGTTCGGTCCAGGCCTCGACGCTCGGGGAGAGCATCGAGCTGCTGCTCGCGCGAGCGGCGCTTTCCACCAGCGCCGATGCCGAGGTGGACCAGCGCCGGGTGAACCTGCTGACCCTGCACGCGACCAAGGGCCTCGAGTTCTCCCGGGTGTACATCATCGGAGCGGAGGATCGGCTGCTGCCGGGTGACCGGGAGCTCAAGAGCGACGACATCAAGGCGCTCCAGGAGGGGCGCCGGCTGCTGTACGTCGGGATGACGCGGGCGAAGGATCGGCTGGTGCTCACCCGGACGGTGCGGCGGGAGGGATGGAGCTCTGGAGGGGATCTGTTTCTCCGTGAGGCGGGGCTCACCTCGGCGGCGCCGGGGGAGGAGTCGGGGAATGGAGCGCTCGCGTCGGGTGAGGCGGAGCTGGTGTAG
- a CDS encoding M15 family metallopeptidase, which produces MTLCAQCGAEHDPGTSPCRDSTLVGRTLGAGIRVREHLGDTPFGKLYRAVYPSGAEVAVLLLGSRASDPAELALLRERFRQAIQIQHPNVAAIHDLSETADGLVYVVAEYLGGEGELLSETLARRGRLSQDEALDLCFQTAAGLTAAHAARWVHGDLSPETILLSRTGRGTLVKLIGFTQASVLANPVSTPLVAADGVVEYASPERLACQKIDERSDVYSLGAVLYHLLSGVPPTRPAEGVRLPEPIRSVLSRALTPSPLRRYQTVAEFVAAITPPAEQVVRLRSGATKRARRKVVSVGAAAAVLITLSAGLWLWSTQRLTFSGLRRPRVQESGAVTQPPRGSVLGSSSTSSAPTRPPTKPSSASPVRRNAVSFPTAPAASGPRPADGAVSRDSARESKISPFRRSHPWVAVAGERFYYRSSCPEAFSLRDLIYFRTEEEARASGFVPGRVHGCLASGTAADKLLVDVRSVDSTIQVDLRYATANNFTGAPLPGYEAPRALLRPEVAAAVGRVQARLRSKGLGLRIFDAYRPVRATLAMVEWAERTGRRELLESGYIAKRSRHNQGVAVDLTLVDLATGTELPMGTAFEELTPAAHLANATGEALRSRHLLVRAMESEGFGTYEQAWWHFNYSLEGAMPLDVVIR; this is translated from the coding sequence ATGACTCTCTGTGCCCAGTGCGGAGCCGAGCACGATCCGGGCACGAGTCCCTGCCGAGATTCCACCCTGGTTGGCCGGACCCTGGGCGCCGGCATTAGAGTCAGGGAGCACCTAGGCGACACCCCGTTCGGGAAGCTCTACAGAGCAGTGTACCCGAGCGGCGCCGAAGTCGCCGTCCTGCTTCTTGGCTCGCGTGCCAGCGACCCGGCCGAGCTTGCACTGCTGCGGGAGCGCTTCCGCCAGGCGATCCAGATCCAGCACCCGAATGTCGCCGCGATCCATGACCTGAGCGAGACCGCTGATGGGCTGGTCTACGTCGTGGCCGAGTACCTCGGGGGCGAGGGCGAGCTGCTGTCGGAAACTCTGGCCCGGCGGGGCCGTTTGTCGCAGGATGAAGCTCTGGATCTCTGCTTCCAGACGGCCGCCGGCCTGACGGCGGCGCACGCGGCGCGGTGGGTTCACGGGGATCTATCGCCCGAGACCATCCTCTTGAGCCGGACCGGCAGGGGCACCCTGGTCAAGCTGATCGGCTTTACTCAGGCCTCCGTTCTGGCGAACCCGGTGTCCACCCCATTAGTAGCGGCGGATGGAGTGGTCGAGTATGCCAGCCCGGAACGACTCGCCTGCCAGAAAATCGACGAGCGGAGCGATGTGTACAGCCTGGGCGCCGTGCTCTATCACCTGCTCAGCGGAGTTCCACCGACGCGACCGGCCGAAGGGGTCAGGCTCCCAGAGCCAATCCGCTCCGTGCTCTCCCGGGCGCTCACCCCTTCGCCCCTGAGGCGCTACCAGACGGTGGCGGAGTTCGTGGCAGCCATCACCCCGCCAGCGGAGCAGGTAGTCCGTCTCAGGTCCGGGGCAACGAAGCGCGCTAGGCGCAAGGTCGTGTCGGTTGGGGCCGCGGCGGCCGTCCTGATTACTCTTTCGGCTGGACTGTGGCTCTGGAGTACGCAGCGGCTGACGTTCAGTGGACTCAGGCGGCCCCGAGTGCAGGAATCCGGGGCCGTGACGCAACCCCCGCGCGGGTCCGTATTGGGCTCGTCCTCGACGTCCTCGGCCCCGACGCGTCCTCCTACTAAGCCCTCGTCTGCGTCCCCGGTACGACGCAATGCCGTGAGCTTCCCAACTGCCCCCGCCGCATCCGGTCCTCGCCCTGCCGATGGCGCTGTGAGCCGAGACTCGGCACGGGAGTCCAAGATCAGCCCCTTCCGGCGCTCACACCCATGGGTCGCAGTCGCCGGTGAGCGATTCTATTATCGGAGCAGTTGTCCGGAGGCCTTCTCGCTTCGTGACCTGATCTACTTCCGCACCGAGGAGGAAGCGCGAGCGAGCGGGTTTGTGCCTGGCCGGGTTCACGGCTGTCTTGCATCGGGTACGGCGGCAGACAAGCTACTGGTCGATGTGCGCTCCGTCGATTCGACCATCCAGGTCGATCTTCGCTATGCCACGGCGAACAACTTCACGGGGGCGCCGCTTCCCGGCTACGAGGCGCCGCGGGCGCTGCTCCGCCCGGAGGTGGCCGCCGCAGTCGGCCGGGTGCAGGCCAGGCTCCGCAGCAAGGGCTTGGGGCTCAGGATCTTCGACGCGTACCGCCCGGTGAGGGCTACGCTCGCGATGGTCGAATGGGCTGAGCGCACAGGGCGCCGGGAGCTGCTTGAAAGCGGGTACATCGCCAAGCGGAGCCGCCACAACCAGGGCGTCGCGGTGGATCTAACCTTGGTGGACCTCGCGACGGGTACCGAGCTCCCGATGGGCACGGCCTTCGAGGAGTTAACCCCCGCCGCTCACCTGGCCAATGCCACCGGTGAGGCGCTGCGCTCCCGACACCTCCTGGTCCGCGCGATGGAGTCAGAAGGGTTCGGTACCTATGAGCAGGCGTGGTGGCATTTCAACTATTCGCTCGAAGGGGCGATGCCGCTCGACGTGGTCATTCGCTAG